The Corvus hawaiiensis isolate bCorHaw1 chromosome 29, bCorHaw1.pri.cur, whole genome shotgun sequence region cgctgcagcccctccggaggcacctgcagctccagcagcacctcctgatGGGTCAGCTGGACCTGCGGAGGGAGAGGggtcagaggggaaaaaggggaaatggggatAAAGGGGGGATGGGGTAAGAGGGCTCAGAGGGGagtgggaggaaggagaggaatggGGAAGGTGAGGaatgggggcaggggggagaaaGGGGGCAGGGAATGGATTTGGGAGCAGGATGGATTTGGGCAGGGGGTACCCCCTCGTCCTCCTTCCCGCTGTctgtcccccctgtcccacctggAGCCGCAGCAGGAGCCCGTAGAGGTTCACCAGGCGCTGGTTGATCTCCTGGGGGGGACAGGATTTAGGGGGGGTGGGCGGTGAACCCCGAGTGCCCACGCTGGGGGGGAGACACTGAGGCAccacccacccaccccaaaaccctttCCTCACCTCCTGGGATCCCCTCGGAGGGACCTGATTCCCATTCCCGTCCTGCGGAGAGAGTGCGGTGACACTGAGGAGCCCAGTGTGGGCTGGGgggtccccagctgcccccctgtgccccctccccaacTCACCCGCTGCCCAGCATCCGGATCTGCCCGGAATTCCAAGGAGCCGTTGATGCTGCCGGAGTCACCGTCTGCAGGGAGACACTGGGTGAGCCtcaggggggtcccgggggtcccccCAACCCAGCACGCCCACCCCCCATCCCCCCTtactgctggtgctggggctggggcagctctcgGCCTCGGGGGGGTTGTTCTGGTTCTGGTCCCGATCCCGGGTGCATCCCGTGAAAATCTCCTTCAGGCATTCCACTGTGGGGGAAGGGCagcgtgagcccctcccacACGCCGGacccctgcctcagtttccccatccaAACATCTCCATCCCAGAGCATCCTGGGGCATCCTGGGGTACCCGTCCCACCCCTTCCCACCCTGGGTCACCCCATCCCGGTGCTCCTGTACCTTCCCGGATGGCGTCATGCAGCAGCACATCCCCGCGGGGGCCCCGGGTGAggtccccagggaagggggTCCCGCGGGGGGCCGGGGGAGGCTCAGAGCAGCCGCTGCCCAGCGCCAGCATGTCCGCAAAAATCCCGaccttctcctccagcagcgCCGCGATCTGACGGTCGTGCTGCTCCATCCgctctggagagggggagcgGGAATTGGGGGGTCAgcggggatggggtgggatgagcagggatggggggacgagcagggatgggggggatGAGGCGGGGtgagggaacagggatgggCCCCCACCTTTCAGCTTCCGCAAGGACGCTTCAGTCTCCGTCTCAATCAGGGGGAAATCCTGGCGGCTCGGACAGCTGCGAGGGCCGGGATGGGGGGTCAGAgccaggaccccccccccccagctccgtcaccccacatccatccccctttctcccccccagctcccagcgcccaccaccacccaccctGCAACCACTGGgggcccccccagcccttccaAGAGATTCCTGGGAGGGGGGTTCCCggccatccccaaattcccgggGGCACTCACAGGCTGACGGCCTGCTGGATGACCTTCATCCAGTGGTTGCGGTCATCCCGGGAAGCCGCGTGCACCTCGTACATCTCAGGCGGGGCCGCGCTGATCAGGAACATCCCCTTCTCCTGGTTGGCGATGTCCCGCACGATCAGGTTTTGCAGGGAGATGACGGCCGGCTTGTCCTGCGGGATTGGGAAGCGCTGGGAACTGAGAATGCTGCCTCATTGGAGCCGCGGTGAGGGTCGGGACGAGGAGGGGGCGGCTCACCAGCATGGGGAAGGTGTATTTCTGGTCCTTCTCTTGCAGGAACACGAGCACGTCCGTCATCAGCAGCACCAGGACGTCTGGAGTGAGCGGGGGTGAGTGGGGGGGATTCACCCCGCTGAGCCCCATGGCCCCCCCCCCCGAGTCCCAAATTCAGCCGTGGAGAAGAGGGGGTGTCCCAGCATCCTCCTCCACAGGCACCCCCAATCTCTGGGGACCCCCATTCCACGACAGGTTCCCCGGTATCCCCACCCCCTGCTCCCTGGATGTCCTCCACTCCcatttctcccctttccccctgccACTTCCCACCTTTGAAGCGCCCGGCCGCCGTTTTCCAGAGCATCCCCCCGCTGTGCACCAGCTTCCTGCGGAGCAGCTCGTCCCTCCCGAACGCTCCGGGGCGGCTATCCCACAGCAGCGGCACCTTGGCCCGCGGGTCCACGCGCCGGAAAACGTCCCAGAGGCGCCCGCGGAGCTCCCACGCGTGAACCTCCTCGTCCACGGCCGAGAGCAGCTCCTTCACCAACCGCAGCGCCCGCGACAGGTCCGCGCAGTCCCCCTCGTTGTCTGCGAGCAGGGGCGGGAGGATGGAATTCCAGCGAGGATGGAATTCCGGCGCCGCCCCACAACGTCCCGGGTCGCAGCCGCTTCCCGCAGCCCCTTCCCGCAGCCCCTTCCCGCTCCGGTACCTTTGGAATTCTTGAGGATGCGCTCGATGAGCACGGGGTACTTGGTGATGCGCTGCGTCACCAGCAGGATGCACTCGGGGACGCCGTGGCGGCGGAGGAGGGGGGATCGTGTCACCCgctggggggacaggggggacactCCGTCAGCAGGGACCCCCCTCCATCAGTGACCCCCATCAGCAGGGACCCCCCTCCTCCATCAGTGACCCCCCCCAGAGCTCAGTTAGGGAGGGACACAAgttggggaaactgaggcacggatTTGGGAGAAGGGTTTTCCACTGGGGCACAAAGCCTGGAACACGCAGGGACACCCCCGACCCCCCACCCTGGGGGTCCCTCCAGAGGATGGAGACCCCGATCCCCAGCCCGGGGTCCCCGCGGAGCCCACCCGGATGAACTGCTGGAAGCGCTTGTCCCGGGCCAGCAGGTCCTTGTACTCCTTGAGCGCCTTGGTGTGTTTGCTGCAGAACTCCGCGTAGGCTTTGCGCAGCTGCTCCGCGCTCGGGCCCGAGAACTTGGCAGCGGGAACGACGAGGGGACATCGGTGAGCGCGTCCCCCCCTTTGCCATCCGCGGGCATCCCCACACCCCAAAGCATCCCGGTTTCCTGGTATTCCATTTCCTGTCCCCCCACTATCCCCAGGTCTCCCAGCATCCCCACCCCCTGGTACCCCATTTCTTGGCACTGTCatcccccagtatccccattcCCCGGCTCCCAAATCCCCCACTATCCCCACCTCCAGGATCCCCATCCCCCGGTACCCCATTCCCTCGTACCCCCATTTCCCAGTCCATCCTGCCCACCTGGCTGACGAGGATGTCACCGAGGCGGTCGATGACGAAGTTCTTGTTGCTGTCCTGGGCCAGCGATTCCCGGCgccgctccaggagctgggcCAGGAAGCGCTCGTGGATGTGGCTGAGCTCGTCGAGGCAGGGGAAGATGCGCTGGACAGTGCCGgggtccagctgcagctcctccagcattGCCCTGCGGAACAGGGCGCCCATGATCTTCAGCGTCCGCACGTGGTGCAGCTCCGTCTGCATCAGCTCTGCGGGGGCACGGCGCGGTCACctcggggacagggacagcaccccGGCAAcagcacagaggggacaggagccagggatgGCCACCCAGCCTGACCGTGTGTCCTCATCGctgcatccctgtccctgcatcccctgtcctgtccctgtgtccccattcCTGCTTCTCCAACCTCTTCCTGtgtcccctgccctgtccccatgtctcccatctctgcatccccacCCCTACGTCctgtcccgctgtcccccgtccccgtgtcccctcaccGTAGATGACATCCTGACGCTTCATGACGTCCATGCGGTGTTGCTGCAGGAAGCTGTTATCCACCGCCAGGCTCCAGGAATCCGCCTCGAACTCCTTCCCGTCTGCCTCCAGATCGCTCAGCAGCTGGCTCAGGATGACGTCAGGGCCTGCAGGTGACATCGGTGGGATACGGGCTCCCCGTGTCCCTGCCCCGCATCTTCACGTCCCCCCGCGGTGTCCCCACCTTCGTCGATCAGCGACTCCACGGAGAGCGTCCGGTTGCGCATGTTGAGGGAATCCGTGGACTGGGACAGGATCCGCCGGATGCCCAGGGGGGAGTCATCGTTGAACGtcctgggggaggggggtgtgacgtgatggggacactggggacacccccggatccccctgtccccaccgTTTTCCTGCCTTTACCCCGAGATGTTGGTGGTGGAGACGCTCTTGGAGAGGGACAAAgaggggcggccgcggcgggaTCCCAGCAGCGTCTGCCGGAAACTCTCCGAGGGGTAGATGGCGGAATTGGGGCGCTCCCGGATGGCAtctggggtggggggacaccggggggtcAGTGCCAGGACCCCCCCGTCACCccccaggctgtgcagggacaaagggaagggaagggaagggaagggaagggaagggaagggaagggaagggaagggaagggaagggaagggaagggaagggaagggaagggaagggaagggaagggaagggaagggaagggaagggaagggaagggaagggaagggaagggaagggaagggaagggaagggaagggaagggaagggaagggaagggaagggaagggaagggaagggaagggaagggaagggaagggaagggaagggaagggaagggaagggaagggaagggaagggaagggaagggaagggaagggaagggaagctccCCCCACTCACTCTTGTTGCGCAGGGACACCgactgcagggctgagctgttCTTCAGCAGCGCCGCCTTCTGCTGCTGCGGGGGAGCGGAAGCGTCACTGTCCTCGTTTGTCCCCAATTCCCGCATCCCCCCATTCCCTCATCCCCCACAAACCCCTCACCCACCCGGCTCGTGTCACCCACGCTCACCTTCTGCTTCACCTTGGTGCAGTTGGGCAGGGTGTCCTTGCAGCGGTTGTGGATGGTGACGTTGCAGGCTGGGGGACACGGAGAGGTGACGGGGAGGCCACGGGGACCCTCCTGCCACCCTCCCTTCCCCCGGATCCTGGCAGAGCGACGGCAGCAGATGTGGTGGGAATGCGGGTGGATGCGGATCACCAGGCGCTGccggagctgcagctgccagggagcagctgccccaACCCCGAGGGCACCGCGCCAGACCGGGGCCACCAGTGCCAGCCCAGGGCCACCAGtgccagggagctgggatgtgccAGGATGGAGAAAccatctcctgctccagggcaCAAATCCGGGAGGAACCGGGCTCTGGGAATGGGCACTGCGGTGCCCATTGCGGCAAAGCCACCGTGGAAAAGCCACCCCAGAAAAGTCATCGTGGAAAAGCTACCCCAGAAAAGTCATCTTGGAAAAGCCACCATGGCAAAGTCATCCTGGAAAAGTCATCCTGGCAAAGCCACCCCAAAAAAGCCATCCCAAAAAAAGCCACCCTGGCAAAGCCACTGCGGCAAATCCAATCTGGCAAAGCCACCCCAGCAATTCCGCCCCAGCAAAGCCACCCCAAAAAAAGTCATCCCAAAAAAAGCCACcccaggaaaagccactgcGGCAAAGCCACCCCGGCAAAGCCGCCATGGAAAAGCCACCCCAGGAAAAGCCACCCTGGCAAAGGCCACTGCGGCAAAGCCGTCCTGGCTAAGTTGCCATGGAAAAGCCACCCCAGGAAAAGCCACCCTGGCAAATCCACACCGGAAAAGTCACTGCGGCAAAGCCACCCCGGCCAAGCCACCACGGAAATGTCACCCTGGCAAAGCCACCATGAGAAAGCCACCCCAGAAAATCCATCCTGGCAATTCCATTCCAGCTAAGCCACCCTGGCAAAGGCACCCCACCAAATCCACCCCGGCAAAGCCACTGCAGCAAAGCCACCCCGGAAATTTCAACCTGGAAAAGCCACCCTGGCGATTCTGCCCTTGGCACATCCACCCCAGGAGAGCCATCCTGGCAAAACCAGGATGGGAAAGCCATCCTGGCAAATCCACCATGTCAAAGCCACTGCAGCAAAGCCACCCTGGCAATTCCGCCCTGGCAGAGCCAACCTGGCAAAGCCTCGCCATCATGTCCACCCCAGCCATGCCACCCGGGCAAAACCATGAAGGAAAAGCCACCCTGGAAGAGCCATCCCAAAAAAGCCACTGCGGCAAAGCTACCCTGGCAACTCGGCTCTGGAAAAGCCACCCCAGCAATGCCACCCTGGCAAAGCCACTGCAGCAAAGCCACCGTGGCATTTCTGCCCTGGCAAAGCCAAGCTGGAAATGCCAACCTGGCAAAACCACCCCGGTAAAGCCACCCCATCAACTCCACCCCGGCAAAGCCACCCACCCCAGCAATGCCACCGCGGATCGCCACGGCACATCCCCCCTGGCAAATCCCCCTTGGCACCCCCCTCCCCTGGCACATCCACCTGGAATATCCCCCCCGGCTCCCCCCTGGATCCCCCGGGCACTCACTGGGACACACGAGCGCTTCCTTGGCCGTGATGCTCTTGTTGCAGGCGAAGCACATGGTCATGCCGGACACGGAGATGGTGGTGAAGAGGTGCCCGTTGGTGTAACGCgcgtccttctccttcccttccttcatcCTCTCCTTATCCTTGCCCTGCCCGGACAGCGGCACCGGACGCCTGACGGGGCTGCGGCATCGcggccgccccccggccccccccgccGGTCTCGGGACGCGGCTCATGGCTGCGGGGAGCCGGGCGGGCTGCGGGAGCGGCCGGTCCCCCGTGGGGTCGGTGGGGAGCCCGGAGGATGGGGAGAGAGCCCCCCGCTCCCTGCGCTCGCTCCCGCTTCCCAGCATCCCGTCTCCACGGCAACCGGAGGCTGCGGGAGAGAtcccccccgccccggcacGGCCCCCCCCGGCGCCAGCCCCAATGGGGACGGGGTGCGGGGGCGCAGCCGGGGGTGACGCTGCCCCGTGGGGGTTGGGGACATCGTCCTGCACCCCCCTCCCCGCTCCTATTTTTAGCCAAATTGAGGGGTTTCACCCTTTTTCGCCCCAAAACGGGGGGTCGGGAGATGGCTGAGCCCCCACGGGGatggttttggggggggagtGGGGGTCGGTTTGGGTTTCCCGCATGGAAAAGGGGAGCGAGCCGGTGTCACCCCGAGTGTCCCCGTGCTCGCCTCggatcccccccccccccccccccgccccacgGGCCCCCACGGGCACAGAGAGGCCTTTGTGCCCCCCCTCGCCACCCCCGCGGCCCAGGCAGTGCCTGGCACCGGCGCTGAGCCCGGCGGGTCGGGGCACTTGGGGCGCCCACCAACAGCCCCCCAAAACGGCGGCGCTTCGGGACCCCCCAGTTCCCCTTCCCAAACACCGGTCCCAACGCCAAAGGGGGTCGTCCCTGCTCCCGACCCCCCCTTGAGGGcggggagaggctgagggaccCCCGGGAGGAGCCGAGGGACCGAGGGGGAAGGGAGATGGGGAAGAACAGGGGGGGCGGCCATGGGGCAGGAGTGGGACCCCACGGACAGGAGTGGGACCCCTCGGGACACCAGTGGGACCCCGCGGATCGGGACTGGGACCCCGCGGACAGGACTGGGACCCCTCGGGACACCAGCGGGACCCCGCGGATCGGGACTGGGACCCCGCGGACAGGAGTGGGACCCCTCGGGACACCAGTGGGACCCCGCGGATCGGGACTGGGACCCCACGGACAGGAGTGGGACCCCATGGGACACCAGTGGGACCCCGCGGATCGGGACTGGGACCTCGCGGAGCAGGCGTGAGACACCAGTGGGACCCCGCGGATCGGGACTGGGACCCCGCGGATCAGGAGTGGGACCCCATGGGACACCAGCGGGACCCCGCGGATCGGGACTGGGACCCCACAGACAGGAGTGGGACCCCACGGGACACCAGTGGGACCCCGCGGATCGGGACTGGGACCCCTCGGAGCAGGCGTGAGACACCAGCGGGACCCCGCGGATCAGGACTGGGACCCCGCGGATCGGGACTGGGACCCCGCGGAGCAGGACTGGGACCCCACGGAGCAGGCGTGAGACACCAGTGGGACCCCGCGGATCGGGACTGGGACCCCTCGGACAGGAGTGGGACCCCACGGGACACCAGTGGGACCCCGCGGATCGGGACTGGGACCCCTCGGAGCAGGCGTGGGACACCAGTGGGACCCCGCGGATCAGGACTGGGGCCCCGCGGATCAGGACTGGGACCCCACGGACAGGAGTGGGACCCCTCGGGACACCAGTGGGACCCCGCGGATCGGGACTGGGACCCCGCGGATCAGGAGTGGGACCCCATGGGACACCAGCGGGACCCCGCGGATCAGGACTGGGACCCCTCGGAGCAGGCGTGAGACACCAGCGGGACCCCGCGGATCAGGACTGGGACCCCGCGGATCGGGACTGGGACCCCGCGGAGCAGGACTGGGACCCCACGGAGCAGGCGTGAGACACCAGTGGGACCCCGCGGATCAGGAACGGGACCCCCGGTGTCACCCCGCGTCCCCGGTCCcgggcgggggtcccgggggggctCACCCGCTCTCGGCTCAGGGGTCCCTCCGCCTCCCCGTCGGCCGGGAACGGGgcgcaggagcagcagcacatcccgAGCCCCTCGAGCCCCGACCCCCCCGGGCCCCGGCGGCGCCTCCGGCCGCGACATCAGCCGCGACATCGGCCGCGACATCCGCCCCCGCGCGCGATTGTTCCCGCCcgcttgtttgttttcctttgatttttttccccttggctCCGccggttttgtttgtttttcttttcttttcgtCCGTTTTTTGTtcgtttcttttctttccccctccctttatttgctttcttttctttttctttcattttgtgctttttttcttggctttccCTTTATTCTTTTCGCCCTTTCCCcccctatttttttccttttccttttctccactttctttcctttatctttctttctgcttttctttccttttccacccccgattttcttttcttatcttttttcACCCCTTTTCTTACCGCTTCCCCCCTTTTTTAtcgttttcccttttttatgcttattttccttttttcactgcattctcctttttaacagatttttccGTTTTTCCACCgctttcccccctcttttttccttctttccctcctttcccccccgcttattttcccttttttttcccacactctattttccttttttctccgctttctcccaccccccccccccccaattttttctctctttttttggaccgtttttcttccttcccccccccccttccccagcttttctcccttcccGATTTCCGTGTTTTCCTCCCCGTTTTGGGCCCCCCCCCGtctctccccccctccccgaAGGAAACCGAACCGCGCCAGACAAAGGCGGGAGCCGCGGCCgcttcctgctccctcccccccccccccagccgctgcccccgcccggcctgggaccccccccccaccagCCTGGGGGTCTCTACCGGGACCCCCCCTCACAAAACCCacaggggaaggggggggggggttcacACACGCGCAACCGGCGCCgcctcccaaaaaaaaaccctgggagaattttgggggggtgggggtgtccCGCACCCCCTCACCCTTCTGTAGAGGGAGGGGACAGCACCGCGGGTTTGGGGGGGTCACGGCGCGCCcctgaggggggggggggggaatttgggggacaCGAAGCCCTAAAGACTCCGGGGAGGGAGTGGGGGGGAAGAGGGGAGCGGCTGCgcacccccaaaacccccccagcaGTGGAGACCCCAACACAAAgatcccccccagcccccccagcgcGCCCCCAAACCCCAACCGCGCCGCCACAAACCGGGGGTGCCGGGACACGCGGCTGCTCCGTGCGGGGAATTTCAGTGCTTTAAATAGAGACGGGGCTTTTCGGGTTCCTCTTCCGGCCCGGGGCCCCCTCCAGGCCCGAAAACTCCGCGCGGAGCTCGGGAGGAGTTTTTGGGGTGCTGTCAAACCCCCTCGGGGCCATCCCCACCCTAAAAACGGCATCGGGTGTGAAGGGAGGAACCCCCCGCCCCAAAACCGACAGAGGTTTGATGGAGCTGAACCCCGAAACGGCGTCACGGAGCTACTGGGGatgagcccccccccccccccccccaccccccctaCACTTTTTGGGGGCAGTTCCCTCCTTTTTGGGGACGGTCCCGCCGCTCTTTGGGGACGGCCCCCCCCCTTTGGCGTAGCCCCCCCTCCTGCCACCCCGGCGTCGAACAAAGCCACCGCCGAGGCAACAAAGACCCCGCTGGGCCGGGACGGGAAACACGGGGGGACCCCCAGCAGTTcctcccccaccaaaaaaaaacagcgggtgacccccccccccagccccccccccccgacacCCCCAAATTTGCCCCCTCGGAGGTTTGAAGCCGCCGGGTTTAGGGGcgcagctgaggaggggagatCTGGGATAGCGGGACCCCCGTGTGCTGTTTTGGGGGGCTCCAGGGAGGGCGACGGGGGGGGGGGTCAGGAGCTTCCTCCCCCCAAAAAGCAGGAGGGGATCCCCCGTAAAGCCGCGGGGGGGGTGGCGGGGGGGTCCCCACATGTCCCATCCCAGCCGGGCACGGCGGGGTCCCGCTGCCTTCGAGGATCCCCCTGGGTGCCGACCCCTCCGCGGGGGGGTCCCCCCGACCCCTCAACCCCTCTAACCCCCCCCCGGCCCTGGGTGGGGCGAAAATCTCTCGGACGAAactttctttaaacaaaaaaccccatttctcCCCCGCCCACGGGCGGCGCAGGGACCGACAACCACTTCCCCCTTCCACAAAACCacccccgacccccccccccaaaaccacccccgaacccccccaaaaccacctcctgacccccccaaacccctccccgGGGTGGGAGCACCCCCagactccccccccccccgcccgctGCCCGTAGGGCTCAGGCCCGACCAACTCAGTGCACCCAAGAGCggtggggaaggggggagcggcggctgcggggtcccccccccccaaaaaaaatcacaattttgGGGTAAACTGAAGCTCGGGAGGGGGCACAGAGCTTtgcccccctctccccccccccccgtagGGCGGCCTTGCCCGAGCACGGCGGGCACACAAAGCCCCGCAGCGCCCGCGGGGcaccccccgtgccccccccggCCGGCGTTTCGCCACGCCGGCATTGCCACATGCTCGGgcccccccgcacccccccgGTCACGGGAGTCGGAGCCGCGGACGCGCTCCCGGAGCgctccgtgcctcagtttccccatcccCGACCTCTCCCCCTCCGCCCCCGCCGGGCTTTGTCTCCATGGGGAGCGATAAAAttgaggtggggggggggagtcCCTAAAAC contains the following coding sequences:
- the ARHGEF2 gene encoding rho guanine nucleotide exchange factor 2 isoform X3; the protein is MLGSGSERRERGALSPSSGLPTDPTGDRPLPQPARLPAAMSRVPRPAGGAGGRPRCRSPVRRPVPLSGQGKDKERMKEGKEKDARYTNGHLFTTISVSGMTMCFACNKSITAKEALVCPTCNVTIHNRCKDTLPNCTKVKQKQQKAALLKNSSALQSVSLRNKNAIRERPNSAIYPSESFRQTLLGSRRGRPSLSLSKSVSTTNISGTFNDDSPLGIRRILSQSTDSLNMRNRTLSVESLIDEGPDVILSQLLSDLEADGKEFEADSWSLAVDNSFLQQHRMDVMKRQDVIYELMQTELHHVRTLKIMGALFRRAMLEELQLDPGTVQRIFPCLDELSHIHERFLAQLLERRRESLAQDSNKNFVIDRLGDILVSQFSGPSAEQLRKAYAEFCSKHTKALKEYKDLLARDKRFQQFIRRVTRSPLLRRHGVPECILLVTQRITKYPVLIERILKNSKDNEGDCADLSRALRLVKELLSAVDEEVHAWELRGRLWDVFRRVDPRAKVPLLWDSRPGAFGRDELLRRKLVHSGGMLWKTAAGRFKDVLVLLMTDVLVFLQEKDQKYTFPMLDKPAVISLQNLIVRDIANQEKGMFLISAAPPEMYEVHAASRDDRNHWMKVIQQAVSLCPSRQDFPLIETETEASLRKLKERMEQHDRQIAALLEEKVGIFADMLALGSGCSEPPPAPRGTPFPGDLTRGPRGDVLLHDAIREVECLKEIFTGCTRDRDQNQNNPPEAESCPSPSTSNGDSGSINGSLEFRADPDAGQRDGNGNQVPPRGSQEEINQRLVNLYGLLLRLQVQLTHQEVLLELQVPPEGLQRPRPRRGSQPAVPVTGGAEPGAGAELALLQRQHGLVQEELSRCRQLCQERAQEAAALESRLRDSERERSRLERELQEARGTPAGPRGRRAAEPRRRSLPAGDALYLSFNPPQLSHASPPAGLPFHPPAFPSPRDELEFRGADPERLREGEDTLDVLLEDEGGLGSRHSPPASPRDFLRMQDIPEEVENSQELKEGDGDS
- the ARHGEF2 gene encoding rho guanine nucleotide exchange factor 2 isoform X4, translating into MCCCSCAPFPADGEAEGPLSRERGKDKERMKEGKEKDARYTNGHLFTTISVSGMTMCFACNKSITAKEALVCPTCNVTIHNRCKDTLPNCTKVKQKQQKAALLKNSSALQSVSLRNKNAIRERPNSAIYPSESFRQTLLGSRRGRPSLSLSKSVSTTNISGTFNDDSPLGIRRILSQSTDSLNMRNRTLSVESLIDEGPDVILSQLLSDLEADGKEFEADSWSLAVDNSFLQQHRMDVMKRQDVIYELMQTELHHVRTLKIMGALFRRAMLEELQLDPGTVQRIFPCLDELSHIHERFLAQLLERRRESLAQDSNKNFVIDRLGDILVSQFSGPSAEQLRKAYAEFCSKHTKALKEYKDLLARDKRFQQFIRRVTRSPLLRRHGVPECILLVTQRITKYPVLIERILKNSKDNEGDCADLSRALRLVKELLSAVDEEVHAWELRGRLWDVFRRVDPRAKVPLLWDSRPGAFGRDELLRRKLVHSGGMLWKTAAGRFKDVLVLLMTDVLVFLQEKDQKYTFPMLDKPAVISLQNLIVRDIANQEKGMFLISAAPPEMYEVHAASRDDRNHWMKVIQQAVSLCPSRQDFPLIETETEASLRKLKERMEQHDRQIAALLEEKVGIFADMLALGSGCSEPPPAPRGTPFPGDLTRGPRGDVLLHDAIREVECLKEIFTGCTRDRDQNQNNPPEAESCPSPSTSNGDSGSINGSLEFRADPDAGQRDGNGNQVPPRGSQEEINQRLVNLYGLLLRLQVQLTHQEVLLELQVPPEGLQRPRPRRGSQPAVPVTGGAEPGAGAELALLQRQHGLVQEELSRCRQLCQERAQEAAALESRLRDSERERSRLERELQEARGTPAGPRGRRAAEPRRRSLPAGDALYLSFNPPQLSHASPPAGLPFHPPAFPSPRDELEFRGADPERLREGEDTLDVLLEDEGGLGSRHSPPASPRDFLRMQDIPEEVENSQELKEGDGDS